The proteins below are encoded in one region of Bacillus vallismortis:
- a CDS encoding CidB/LrgB family autolysis modulator, producing the protein MFIGIVSLFLTVLVYIGAKKVYQRFPRVYTSPLLVTPAVLVGLLLLANVPYESYNLGGELLTDMLQPATVAFAIPLYKYFPVLKKYAVEIILNVAVGSCIAIISTALIAKWLHLGTGLIDSLVPRSVTTPIAMNVSEMIGGMPAVTAVFVILTALLGTVIGPMVIRYFRIDNEIARGVLLGTSAHGAGTSKAFELSSVSGTISSVSMILAAIMTLCAAPFLLSFM; encoded by the coding sequence GTGTTCATCGGAATTGTAAGTTTGTTTTTAACAGTCTTGGTGTATATAGGAGCAAAAAAGGTATATCAACGCTTTCCGCGTGTCTATACGTCGCCGCTATTGGTAACGCCCGCTGTGTTAGTCGGTCTGCTGCTGCTCGCGAATGTCCCGTACGAGTCCTATAATCTCGGCGGCGAATTGCTGACCGATATGCTACAGCCGGCCACCGTAGCTTTTGCGATCCCGCTATATAAATATTTCCCTGTTTTAAAGAAATACGCAGTGGAAATTATTTTGAACGTAGCCGTCGGCTCATGCATCGCCATTATTTCAACTGCTCTTATTGCGAAATGGCTTCACCTCGGCACCGGCTTAATCGACAGCCTTGTTCCAAGATCAGTGACCACGCCGATCGCTATGAACGTATCAGAAATGATCGGCGGAATGCCTGCCGTCACAGCCGTGTTTGTGATTTTGACCGCGCTGTTAGGCACAGTGATCGGCCCGATGGTCATCCGCTATTTCCGCATTGATAACGAAATTGCGCGGGGCGTGCTGCTCGGCACAAGCGCGCACGGAGCGGGAACGTCAAAAGCATTTGAACTCAGCTCTGTATCCGGCACGATTTCCAGCGTGTCGATGATCTTAGCTGCGATTATGACGCTTTGCGCGGCGCCGTTTTTACTATCATTTATGTAA
- a CDS encoding CidA/LrgA family holin-like protein, which translates to MKKLLLTVIQIALLFIFARLINWVTALLHINIPGSIIGIVILFTLLHFNIIKLEWIELGAAWLLGELLLFFIPSAVGVIEYGDIMSKFGVSILLVVIISTFVVMVSTGTLTQIIAKRKEKKHTCSSEL; encoded by the coding sequence ATGAAAAAACTGTTGCTAACCGTTATTCAAATCGCTCTGTTATTTATATTTGCTAGGCTGATTAATTGGGTGACAGCCCTTCTTCATATAAATATTCCCGGCAGTATAATTGGGATTGTGATTCTTTTCACATTATTACACTTTAACATTATCAAGCTTGAATGGATAGAGCTTGGCGCGGCGTGGCTTCTCGGGGAGCTGCTTTTATTTTTTATCCCGTCTGCCGTCGGAGTGATTGAATACGGAGACATTATGTCGAAATTTGGTGTCAGCATTTTGCTTGTTGTCATCATCAGCACGTTTGTCGTGATGGTGTCTACAGGAACGCTTACACAAATCATTGCAAAAAGAAAGGAGAAAAAGCATACGTGTTCATCGGAATTGTAA
- the cidR gene encoding cidABC operon transcriptional activator CidR, with product MDIRHLTYFLEVARLKSFTKASQSLYVSQPTISKMIKNLEEELGIELFYRNGRQVELTDAGHSMYVQAQEIIKSFQNLTSELNDIMEVKKGHVRIGLPPMIGSGFFPRVLGDFRENYPNVTFQLVEDGSIKVQEGVGDGSLDIGVVVLPANEDIFHSFTIVKETLMLVVHPSHRLADEKECGLLELKDEPFIFFREDFVLHNRIMTECIRAGFRPHIIYETSQWDFISEMVSANLGIGLLPERICRGLDPEKVKVIPLVDPVIPWHLAIIWRKDRYLSFAARAWLEHTKSYLWDPKKESKG from the coding sequence ATGGATATCCGCCATTTAACATATTTTCTGGAAGTCGCCCGTTTAAAAAGCTTTACGAAGGCTTCTCAATCTCTCTATGTGTCGCAGCCGACGATATCAAAAATGATCAAAAATTTAGAAGAGGAGCTCGGGATTGAACTGTTTTACCGAAACGGCAGGCAGGTGGAACTGACTGACGCCGGCCATAGCATGTATGTGCAGGCGCAGGAAATTATTAAATCATTTCAAAATCTAACGTCAGAATTAAATGATATTATGGAGGTCAAGAAAGGGCACGTACGAATTGGACTGCCCCCGATGATTGGATCGGGATTTTTCCCGAGAGTGCTCGGCGATTTCCGTGAAAACTATCCGAATGTCACCTTTCAGCTGGTGGAAGACGGTTCTATAAAAGTCCAAGAAGGTGTTGGGGACGGTTCACTTGATATCGGCGTTGTGGTTCTTCCCGCAAATGAAGACATCTTTCATTCGTTTACAATCGTAAAAGAAACCTTAATGCTTGTCGTTCACCCTTCCCACCGGCTGGCAGATGAAAAAGAGTGCGGGCTGCTTGAACTGAAGGACGAGCCTTTTATTTTCTTCAGGGAGGATTTTGTCCTGCATAATCGAATTATGACGGAATGTATCCGGGCCGGATTTCGGCCTCATATCATTTATGAAACCTCACAATGGGATTTTATCAGTGAGATGGTGTCAGCTAACCTTGGGATCGGGCTTTTGCCGGAACGAATCTGCCGCGGGCTTGACCCGGAAAAAGTGAAGGTCATTCCGCTTGTCGATCCGGTCATCCCCTGGCACCTCGCCATTATTTGGAGAAAGGACCGCTACTTGTCATTTGCGGCCAGAGCCTGGCTTGAACATACGAAATCGTATTTATGGGACCCGAAAAAAGAGAGTAAAGGATGA
- the thiM gene encoding hydroxyethylthiazole kinase, whose translation MDAQSAAKCLTAVRQQSPLVHSITNNVVTNFTANGLLALGASPVMAYAKEEVADMAKMAGALVLNIGTLSKESVEAMIIAGKSANEHGVPVILDPVGAGATPFRTESARDIIREVRLSAIRGNAAEIAHTVGVTDWLIKGVDAGDGGGDAIRLAQQAAQKLNTVIAITGAVDVIADSSTVYTLHNGHKLLTKVTGAGCLLTSVVGAFCAVEENPLFAAIAAISSYGVAAQLAAQETADKGPGSFQIELLNKLSSVTEQDVQALATIERVIL comes from the coding sequence ATGGATGCACAATCAGCAGCAAAATGTCTAACCGCTGTCCGCCAGCAGAGCCCTCTGGTGCATAGCATAACCAATAATGTCGTAACGAATTTTACAGCAAACGGCCTGCTCGCCCTCGGCGCATCACCTGTGATGGCGTACGCGAAAGAAGAGGTGGCCGACATGGCGAAGATGGCGGGTGCGCTTGTTTTAAATATCGGAACGCTGAGCAAGGAATCAGTCGAAGCGATGATCATTGCGGGAAAATCAGCCAATGAACATGGCGTCCCTGTCATTCTTGATCCTGTCGGCGCTGGAGCAACACCATTCCGCACGGAATCAGCGCGTGACATCATTCGTGAGGTGCGCCTCTCAGCGATCAGAGGAAACGCGGCGGAAATTGCTCATACCGTAGGCGTGACCGATTGGCTGATCAAAGGTGTTGATGCGGGAGACGGGGGAGGCGATGCCATCCGGCTGGCTCAGCAGGCGGCGCAAAAGCTCAACACGGTCATTGCGATCACTGGTGCAGTCGATGTCATAGCCGACTCATCAACCGTATATACCCTCCATAACGGGCATAAGCTGCTGACGAAAGTGACAGGCGCCGGGTGCCTGCTGACTTCCGTTGTCGGAGCGTTTTGCGCTGTGGAAGAAAATCCATTGTTTGCCGCTATCGCTGCCATTTCTTCATACGGGGTCGCAGCCCAGCTTGCCGCACAAGAGACAGCTGACAAAGGTCCGGGCAGCTTTCAGATTGAATTGCTTAACAAGCTTTCATCTGTTACTGAACAAGACGTCCAAGCGTTGGCGACAATAGAAAGGGTGATTCTCTGA
- the thiE gene encoding thiamine phosphate synthase, with the protein MTRISREMMKELLSVYFIMGSNNTNADPVTVVQKALKGGATLFQFREKGGGTLTGEARLTFARSVQEACREAGVPFIVNDDVELALKLKADGIHIGQEDANAKEVRDAIGDMILGVSTHTMPEVKQAEEDGADYVGLGPVYPTETKKDTRAVQGVSLIEAVRRQGIGIPIVGIGGITIENAASVIQAGADGVSMISAISQAEDPEGAARQFYEDIQTYKKGK; encoded by the coding sequence ATGACACGTATTTCTCGGGAAATGATGAAAGAGTTATTGTCTGTTTACTTCATTATGGGGTCAAACAATACGAATGCCGATCCTGTCACTGTTGTACAAAAAGCGTTAAAAGGCGGCGCCACGCTGTTCCAGTTTCGTGAAAAGGGAGGGGGCACGCTGACAGGGGAGGCGCGGCTTACATTCGCTAGAAGCGTGCAGGAAGCCTGTCGTGAAGCCGGTGTTCCTTTCATTGTCAATGATGACGTAGAACTGGCTCTGAAACTGAAGGCTGACGGAATCCACATCGGCCAGGAAGACGCTAACGCAAAAGAGGTGAGAGACGCCATAGGCGATATGATTCTTGGCGTTTCCACCCATACAATGCCTGAAGTGAAGCAGGCTGAAGAAGATGGGGCGGACTATGTCGGACTCGGGCCCGTTTATCCGACAGAAACGAAAAAGGATACGAGAGCTGTGCAAGGCGTATCTCTCATTGAAGCGGTTCGCCGCCAAGGCATCGGCATTCCAATTGTCGGCATCGGCGGCATCACAATCGAAAATGCCGCATCTGTTATCCAAGCGGGGGCTGACGGTGTCAGTATGATCAGCGCCATCAGTCAGGCGGAGGATCCAGAGGGTGCCGCGCGCCAGTTTTATGAAGACATTCAAACGTATAAAAAGGGCAAATAA
- the efeB gene encoding iron uptake transporter deferrochelatase/peroxidase subunit translates to MSDEQKKPEQIQRRDFLKWGAMAGAAVAIGASGLDGLAPLVQTAAKSSKKDEQEEEQVVPFYGNHQAGITTAHQTYVYFAALDVTAKKKSDIITLFKNWTSLTQMLTSGKKMSAEQKNQSLPPQDTGESADLSPSNLTVTFGFGPGFFEKDGKDRFGLKSKKPKHLAALPAMPNDNLDQKQGGGDFCIQVCADDEQVAFHAFRNLLNQATGTCEVRFVNKGFLSGGKNGETPRNLFGFKDGTGNQSTKDDTLMNSIVWIQSGEPDWMTGGTYMAFRKIKMFLEKWDRSSLKDQEDTFGRIKSSGAPFGQKKETDPVKLNQIPPHSHVSLSKSTGKQILRRAFSYTEGLDPKTGNMDAGLLFICFQKNPDNQFIPMLKVLSAKDALNEYTQTIGSALYACPGGCKKGEYIAQRLLES, encoded by the coding sequence ATGAGCGATGAACAAAAAAAGCCAGAACAAATTCAGAGAAGGGACTTTTTAAAATGGGGAGCGATGGCAGGCGCGGCGGTTGCAATCGGCGCCAGCGGACTCGACGGTCTTGCTCCGCTAGTTCAAACTGCTGCTAAGTCATCAAAAAAGGATGAACAAGAGGAGGAGCAGGTTGTTCCGTTTTACGGAAACCATCAGGCCGGGATCACAACTGCCCATCAGACGTATGTCTATTTTGCCGCGCTGGATGTAACAGCAAAAAAGAAGAGCGACATCATTACATTATTCAAAAATTGGACAAGTCTGACACAAATGCTGACGTCTGGAAAGAAAATGTCGGCTGAGCAGAAAAATCAATCTCTGCCGCCGCAGGATACAGGTGAATCTGCTGATTTATCCCCTTCCAACTTAACGGTTACATTCGGATTCGGGCCTGGCTTTTTTGAAAAAGACGGAAAGGATCGCTTCGGGCTGAAAAGCAAAAAGCCGAAGCACCTTGCCGCTCTTCCCGCGATGCCGAATGACAATCTTGATCAAAAGCAGGGAGGCGGAGACTTCTGCATCCAAGTATGCGCGGACGATGAACAAGTGGCGTTTCACGCGTTTAGAAATCTGTTGAATCAAGCGACCGGCACCTGTGAGGTCCGCTTTGTGAATAAAGGCTTTTTAAGCGGAGGAAAAAATGGAGAAACGCCGCGAAACCTCTTCGGGTTTAAAGATGGTACAGGCAACCAGAGCACGAAAGATGACACCTTGATGAACTCGATCGTGTGGATTCAGTCCGGTGAGCCCGACTGGATGACGGGCGGCACCTATATGGCCTTTCGGAAAATCAAAATGTTCCTTGAAAAATGGGACCGCTCTTCCCTCAAGGATCAAGAGGATACCTTCGGGCGCATAAAAAGCTCGGGGGCGCCTTTCGGCCAGAAAAAGGAAACAGATCCCGTGAAGCTGAATCAAATCCCGCCACATTCACACGTCAGCCTTTCGAAGTCTACGGGAAAACAAATATTGCGCAGAGCTTTCTCTTACACAGAAGGACTTGATCCGAAAACCGGCAATATGGATGCGGGTCTCCTGTTTATCTGTTTTCAAAAAAATCCCGACAATCAGTTTATCCCCATGCTGAAGGTTCTATCGGCAAAGGATGCATTAAATGAATATACGCAAACAATCGGTTCTGCATTATATGCATGCCCAGGCGGCTGCAAAAAAGGAGAATATATTGCCCAGCGTTTGCTGGAATCATAA
- a CDS encoding DsbA family oxidoreductase, translating into MTVHIKVYSDYVCPFCFIGKAAFEEAIKGKDVDVEWMPFELRPSPSPQLDPVNDPSKQYMWRTSIQPMADKLGVEINFPNISPHPYTHLAFEGFHFAKEYEKGHEYNTRVFQAFFQEGQNIGDIDILTKLAEEVGLDGDSFKSALEVRTYQDVQSQALKHAYEEADITAVPTFIIGDTVIPGAAGKDVFEKVISEEQQKK; encoded by the coding sequence ATGACAGTACACATTAAAGTTTATTCAGATTACGTCTGCCCATTTTGTTTCATTGGAAAAGCCGCTTTTGAAGAAGCGATAAAAGGCAAGGATGTTGACGTTGAGTGGATGCCATTTGAACTGCGCCCAAGCCCGTCTCCCCAGCTTGACCCGGTCAATGATCCTTCCAAACAGTACATGTGGCGGACATCCATCCAGCCAATGGCGGACAAATTAGGAGTCGAGATCAATTTTCCAAATATCTCGCCTCACCCATATACACATCTGGCGTTTGAAGGCTTTCACTTTGCAAAGGAATACGAAAAAGGACATGAATATAACACCCGTGTCTTTCAGGCGTTTTTTCAAGAGGGCCAAAATATCGGAGACATTGATATCTTGACGAAGCTTGCCGAGGAAGTTGGGCTGGACGGAGACTCATTCAAATCCGCGCTGGAAGTCAGAACATATCAAGACGTGCAGAGCCAAGCCTTAAAGCACGCCTACGAAGAAGCTGACATCACAGCCGTCCCAACCTTTATCATTGGCGATACTGTGATCCCGGGTGCTGCCGGCAAGGACGTATTTGAAAAAGTGATTTCTGAGGAACAGCAGAAAAAGTAA
- a CDS encoding solute symporter family protein: protein MNMTAFLLFLAIVGLTLVITYFAARKTKTTSEFYTAGGGLTGVQNGLAIAGDYMSAASFLGIAGMIALYGFDGFFYSIGFLVAYLVVLYIVAEPLRNLGKYTMADMIAARFKEKKIRGVAALNTIAISTFYMIAQLVGAGALIKLLLGLDYTVAVLIVGVLMTIYVVFGGMIATSWVQIIKAVLLMAGTLVISIIVFSKFGFNLNTMFEQMKTATPLGADFLNPGNKYKVPLETLSLNLALVLGTAGLPHILIRFYTVKDAKTARTSVVSATWIIGVFYIMTVFLGFGAAAFVGFDAITAADSAGNMAAPLLAKALGGDFLFAFVSAVAFATILAVVTGLVLSAASAFAHDIYSQIIRKGEATEKEQMKAARWASVTVSVLSILLAIFAQSLNVAFLVALAFAVAASANLPLIVFTVFWKRFNASGALWGSLTGLISALVLVSMSPSVWDPSGGAILTGDPLIPLSNPGIISIPLGFLGAWLGTLLSSDKTVDDDTFAEIQVKAHTGIHMERE from the coding sequence ATGAACATGACTGCTTTTCTATTATTTTTAGCCATCGTCGGCCTGACGCTTGTCATCACATATTTTGCCGCGAGGAAGACGAAAACGACGAGTGAGTTTTATACAGCTGGCGGCGGGCTCACCGGTGTTCAGAATGGACTGGCAATTGCCGGCGACTACATGTCTGCTGCTTCGTTTCTGGGGATTGCCGGAATGATTGCGTTATATGGGTTTGACGGATTCTTTTACAGCATCGGTTTTCTGGTCGCTTATCTCGTAGTCTTGTACATCGTGGCGGAACCGCTACGGAATCTTGGGAAGTATACGATGGCGGACATGATTGCGGCTCGTTTTAAAGAAAAGAAGATCCGCGGCGTCGCGGCGCTGAATACCATCGCCATCTCTACTTTTTATATGATCGCCCAGCTCGTGGGGGCGGGTGCGCTGATCAAACTGCTGCTTGGGCTGGATTATACCGTAGCGGTTCTCATCGTCGGGGTGCTGATGACCATTTATGTCGTGTTTGGCGGCATGATCGCGACAAGCTGGGTACAAATTATTAAAGCCGTTTTGCTGATGGCCGGCACACTCGTGATTTCTATCATCGTGTTTTCAAAATTCGGCTTTAACCTCAATACCATGTTTGAGCAGATGAAAACGGCCACTCCGCTTGGCGCTGATTTTTTAAACCCCGGAAATAAATACAAGGTGCCGCTTGAGACTCTGTCGTTAAATTTGGCACTCGTGCTGGGAACCGCCGGCCTTCCGCATATTTTGATCCGGTTTTATACCGTTAAAGATGCTAAGACGGCCCGGACATCTGTTGTGTCAGCGACATGGATTATCGGTGTCTTTTACATTATGACGGTGTTTCTCGGTTTTGGCGCCGCTGCGTTTGTCGGTTTTGACGCGATTACGGCGGCCGATTCAGCGGGAAATATGGCGGCTCCGCTTCTCGCGAAAGCGCTCGGGGGAGATTTTCTGTTTGCATTTGTGTCAGCCGTCGCCTTCGCTACCATTTTAGCTGTCGTGACAGGGTTGGTGCTGTCTGCCGCCTCGGCGTTTGCCCATGATATTTACAGCCAGATCATCAGAAAGGGAGAAGCAACTGAAAAAGAACAGATGAAAGCGGCCAGATGGGCTTCTGTCACCGTGTCAGTGCTCTCCATTCTCCTCGCGATTTTTGCACAGTCCTTAAATGTGGCGTTCCTTGTCGCACTTGCATTTGCGGTGGCGGCAAGCGCAAACCTCCCGCTGATTGTGTTTACGGTCTTCTGGAAGAGATTCAATGCCTCAGGCGCATTATGGGGCAGCCTGACAGGCCTGATTAGCGCGCTAGTGCTCGTGTCGATGAGCCCTAGTGTGTGGGACCCGTCCGGAGGTGCTATATTGACCGGCGATCCGCTCATTCCGCTTTCTAATCCGGGCATTATTTCCATTCCGCTCGGCTTCCTTGGCGCGTGGCTTGGAACGCTGCTGTCGTCGGATAAAACAGTCGATGATGATACGTTTGCGGAAATTCAGGTGAAGGCGCATACCGGCATTCATATGGAACGGGAGTAA
- a CDS encoding DUF485 domain-containing protein produces the protein MYKADYKQIAATPSFQAFLKQKRAFIVPSAIFFFVFYFSLPVLTSYFTFLNAPAIGAVSWAWLFAIAQFAMTWILSTMYSRRAAHFDQYVSALKSDLKGEQT, from the coding sequence ATGTACAAAGCTGATTACAAACAGATTGCTGCAACGCCGTCTTTCCAAGCCTTTTTAAAGCAGAAACGCGCCTTTATTGTTCCTTCTGCGATTTTCTTTTTCGTCTTTTATTTTTCACTTCCTGTTTTGACGTCTTACTTCACTTTTTTGAATGCGCCGGCCATTGGAGCTGTTTCATGGGCTTGGCTGTTTGCCATCGCCCAATTCGCCATGACCTGGATCCTGAGTACGATGTATTCCCGAAGGGCAGCCCATTTCGATCAATATGTAAGCGCTTTAAAATCGGACCTGAAGGGTGAACAGACATGA